In a genomic window of Hymenobacter chitinivorans DSM 11115:
- a CDS encoding ABC transporter permease — protein MAELQTSSITGHVATAAQLRAAEFRLQQRLGLDLPLFYLTPTLAPQRGWGLRWQWNGWHNQYHVWLRGLAQGDLGQSFRDDQPVANLLSQALVSTLTLTTGAFVLTLAAAYGVALGLSRYRRWRTLVLAGLHLLQGLPVFVVAVLLLLFLANPDVLMLFPAYGLARPDFPPQPWAYQLLATGYHLILPWLSLVLVSFPALAVQLDTALQHELWQQYIVTARAKGLASRYVVNRHALRNALLPTIAQVADLLPALVAGAVVVELIFALPGMGRTMAEAAAARDFPVLLGAVLLVALVRLLGQILADWLYYLADPRIRLEA, from the coding sequence TTGGCCGAACTGCAGACCAGCAGCATAACCGGCCACGTAGCCACCGCAGCCCAGTTGCGCGCGGCCGAGTTTCGCCTGCAGCAGCGTTTGGGCCTTGACTTACCACTTTTTTATCTGACTCCTACCTTGGCCCCGCAACGGGGCTGGGGGCTGCGGTGGCAGTGGAATGGGTGGCACAACCAGTATCATGTGTGGCTGCGCGGCCTAGCCCAGGGTGATTTGGGGCAGTCCTTTCGGGACGACCAGCCCGTAGCAAATTTGCTAAGCCAGGCCCTGGTTTCGACGCTCACCTTGACGACGGGCGCCTTTGTATTGACTCTCGCAGCGGCGTATGGGGTAGCACTAGGGCTGAGCCGTTACCGGCGGTGGCGCACATTGGTGCTGGCTGGCCTGCACCTGCTGCAGGGGCTACCTGTTTTCGTAGTGGCGGTGCTTTTGTTGCTGTTTTTGGCTAATCCCGACGTACTGATGCTGTTCCCAGCGTATGGCCTAGCCCGCCCCGACTTCCCCCCGCAGCCCTGGGCGTACCAGCTGCTGGCAACCGGGTACCACCTGATTTTGCCCTGGCTGAGCCTAGTGTTAGTCAGTTTTCCAGCCTTAGCGGTACAGCTCGATACAGCCCTTCAACACGAGTTGTGGCAGCAATATATTGTAACGGCCCGGGCCAAGGGGTTGGCAAGCCGGTACGTTGTCAACCGGCACGCGCTACGTAATGCCCTATTGCCTACCATTGCCCAAGTAGCGGATCTGCTACCGGCGCTGGTAGCTGGGGCCGTGGTGGTGGAGCTGATCTTCGCGCTGCCCGGCATGGGCCGCACAATGGCTGAAGCAGCGGCAGCCCGGGATTTTCCCGTGCTACTGGGAGCGGTATTGCTGGTAGCCCTGGTGCGGTTATTGGGCCAAATCCTGGCGGATTGGCTGTATTACCTGGCAGATCCTCGCATTAGACTGGAAGCGTGA
- a CDS encoding ABC transporter substrate-binding protein, with protein sequence MKHLLFGFLVVVSGAFSACSTHREDSSAAIRIRWERDPENLDPLVLPNENSLEAANMLYSSLLFVDPSRQQFTPCLAEALPTVEHTDSLTLLTYRIRPEAVWDNGQPILAKDVAFTLKVMNCPGLPIESNQAQWGFIRDIRFDPVDPRRFTLVCAGHSPEYQHSSGDYVILPEYPLDPQGQLRPISLASLRADTAADSHNPAVRAFVERYKQAQLAHHPEHLPGSGPYTLAKWEPGRFLTFKRKSHWWADTLRSDLLPLQAHPQQLDYQIIPDEATALLALRRGDIDVFPMMPAKEFQRLKQDPDNKAALQFFTADSYKMITACFNTRQPALQDKFTRQALAHLFDIPALIKATQLGMAYPSVGLINPNSGPVYNDSLPLPTYSPQTAMRLLRKAGWQRQPAGEWTRRSPDGTTQRLALTLSYRTGDPAFETIALQLRAAAGKLGIALQPQPLEASLFWEKLRAGSVDLYLFTITGNPFVYNFAPILHSNSIGSGNYTGFGNAASDQLIEAIASEENENRQTVLLRRFQRMLHEEKPLMVLFFLRSRLAASQRLTNLQVTGLRPGYTATAIQLAPSRTK encoded by the coding sequence ATGAAGCATCTTTTGTTTGGTTTTCTGGTCGTGGTGAGCGGCGCTTTCAGCGCCTGCTCTACCCACCGGGAGGACTCTTCCGCCGCGATACGAATTCGCTGGGAAAGAGACCCGGAAAACCTAGATCCCCTTGTTCTTCCCAATGAGAATTCGCTGGAAGCGGCTAACATGCTGTATTCCAGCTTACTATTTGTCGACCCTAGTCGACAGCAATTTACCCCTTGCCTTGCGGAGGCACTACCGACAGTTGAGCATACCGACTCTCTGACCCTACTCACCTACCGTATCCGGCCCGAGGCCGTATGGGATAATGGGCAGCCTATCTTAGCCAAGGATGTGGCATTCACGCTCAAAGTGATGAATTGCCCGGGTCTACCCATTGAATCGAATCAGGCACAGTGGGGTTTCATCCGGGATATCCGTTTTGATCCGGTTGATCCACGACGGTTTACCCTGGTCTGCGCGGGCCATTCACCCGAGTATCAGCACTCCTCCGGCGACTACGTTATCCTACCCGAATACCCCCTGGACCCTCAGGGCCAGTTGCGCCCCATTTCTCTGGCCTCGCTACGCGCGGATACTGCCGCTGACTCGCACAATCCGGCGGTGCGGGCTTTCGTAGAGCGCTACAAACAAGCTCAGTTGGCTCACCATCCAGAGCATCTGCCCGGCAGTGGGCCCTACACGCTGGCAAAATGGGAGCCGGGACGCTTTCTGACGTTTAAGCGCAAGTCCCACTGGTGGGCCGACACGCTCCGCTCCGACCTGCTGCCCCTGCAGGCCCATCCTCAGCAACTCGACTATCAGATTATTCCCGATGAAGCAACGGCCCTACTGGCGCTGCGACGCGGGGATATTGATGTTTTTCCGATGATGCCCGCTAAGGAATTTCAGCGGCTGAAGCAAGACCCGGATAACAAAGCGGCACTGCAGTTTTTCACTGCTGATTCCTACAAAATGATAACGGCTTGCTTTAATACCAGGCAGCCCGCACTGCAGGACAAGTTTACGCGGCAAGCACTAGCTCACTTATTTGATATTCCGGCTTTGATTAAGGCCACTCAACTGGGAATGGCCTATCCCAGTGTCGGGCTGATTAATCCTAACTCAGGCCCGGTTTATAACGATAGTTTGCCTCTGCCCACGTACTCCCCTCAAACGGCTATGCGGCTCCTACGCAAAGCGGGCTGGCAGCGGCAGCCCGCCGGAGAATGGACACGCCGGAGCCCGGATGGTACAACTCAGCGGCTGGCTCTTACGCTGAGTTACCGCACCGGCGACCCTGCTTTTGAAACTATAGCGCTGCAATTACGGGCCGCCGCAGGCAAACTCGGAATTGCCTTGCAGCCCCAACCGTTAGAAGCATCCTTGTTCTGGGAAAAGCTCCGGGCTGGCTCGGTAGATCTGTACCTCTTCACTATTACCGGCAATCCGTTTGTATACAACTTTGCTCCCATCCTGCACTCCAATAGCATAGGATCAGGTAATTACACCGGCTTTGGCAATGCCGCCAGTGACCAGTTGATTGAAGCCATTGCCAGTGAGGAAAATGAGAACCGACAAACGGTGCTGCTACGGCGGTTTCAACGGATGCTGCACGAAGAAAAGCCCCTGATGGTTCTGTTCTTTCTCCGTTCCCGGCTAGCGGCCTCGCAGCGGCTTACCAATCTGCAAGTGACGGGGCTACGCCCGGGCTACACTGCTACTGCTATTCAACTTGCACCGAGCCGAACAAAGTAA